DNA sequence from the Candidatus Poribacteria bacterium genome:
TCCCCGATGTACAATCTCCTTGAATATGAAAGTTTAATCTTAGAGTTCCAAGTCGCTCAGGTAATCGGCGATCTGCTTGGGTTGTCCATCAAGGGTTGTTTCCATTGCGGCAATGACAAGCACAAAACTTTTGATATTGTCCTCAATCCGCGTATCAGAAGGTTCACCACCATCAAGCCAGTTCAGGAATTCATCAAAGAGATGCTGATGCGCTTGGTACGGAATCGCCGGTGCCTCATAGACTTCGGTCTCTCCCCCAACACGATGGATAGTCATCTGGTTGCCACCTGCGATTTCCACAGCACCCTCCTCAAATTCAGCGCGGTAGTGTTCATGGTTCCAACAGTTGACGATACCCGCCGACGAACTATTGCCTTCATAAGAGGTATGAACACCGTTGTCCATCCGCATCACATAGAAGCCGCTGGAGTAATGTTGGAAACTCGACCATTCCGGATTCCATCCAAATCCGATCAAGGTTTCACAATCGCCACCGGAGAGAAACCGAAGCATGTCAAGATGATGGACGGAACCTTCAAAAAGAAGCCCAAAATCCATATCGTGCCGCCATGCTTTGCCCCATGAAAGGTAACGACGATAATCACAGGCGTATCTCCCGACAATATGCTGAAGTCGTCCCAATCTACCCTCATCGCGGATGCGGATCAATTCCTGTTTATTATCTGCATAACGATAGTTTTGGATAATAGCACACGGCAATCCTGTCTTTTGGGCGGTGTGCACCATTGCTTTTGCTGCGTCCAAGGTGTCCGCAATCGGTTTTTCACAGATAACAGGCATCCCGTTTTCCATCGCAGCAATCGCAGCAGGACTATGAAACTGCGGAGGAACCGCAATACCACAAAAATCAGCCTTGACTTCTGCACACGCCTCGTTAAAGTCTGTAAAGAGTTGTGAGGTGCCAAGCCCTAATGCTTCGCCCTGCGCCGTGAGGACATCTGTACTCACATCCGCTAAACCAACGATTTCGATTCGGTCGCCGAAATTATTCGTAAAATTATTAATCCAGCCACCAGCCATACCACTACCACCAATCATTAAACATGTTCGTTTTGCCATTTTTTAATTTTTTCCTTGCGGTTCGATAAGGGTAATTCTACGAGAACGACCTACCCTGTATACCCAGTCCGGCGCGATGCTTGGGCGGACGCGCACTGTTCAATTCTTAATTTTTCGATAACGATAAAAATAAACGCGTTATGCTTGAGGATACCCCTACGAATCAGATTTCTGCATGAGTTTACCTCGTAAGACATAATCGTCCTTACCGCGGCGGACACGCGCAAGTTCCGCCTCGGTAGCTTCACGGCGCACCTTTGCCGGGACTCCCATTGTCACTGCCCCTGATGGGATTTCCTGTCCTTCTCGGACAAGTGTGCCAGCTGCGACAACGGCATTTTCGCCAATCACCGAACCTGTTAGGAGAATCGCTCCCATACCGATCAGTGCCCCGTCTCCAATCGTGCAACTATGGAGGATCGCACTGTGCCCGATCGTAACATCATCACCAATGAGACACGGAATTTCTTTGTCCATGTGTATCACTGCACCGTCCTGAACGTTGGTGCGACACCCGATTCGGATCGGTTCTAAATCTCCGCGGAGCACGCTGTTAAACCAGAT
Encoded proteins:
- a CDS encoding gamma carbonic anhydrase family protein, yielding IWFNSVLRGDLEPIRIGCRTNVQDGAVIHMDKEIPCLIGDDVTIGHSAILHSCTIGDGALIGMGAILLTGSVIGENAVVAAGTLVREGQEIPSGAVTMGVPAKVRREATEAELARVRRGKDDYVLRGKLMQKSDS
- a CDS encoding Gfo/Idh/MocA family oxidoreductase, with protein sequence MIGGSGMAGGWINNFTNNFGDRIEIVGLADVSTDVLTAQGEALGLGTSQLFTDFNEACAEVKADFCGIAVPPQFHSPAAIAAMENGMPVICEKPIADTLDAAKAMVHTAQKTGLPCAIIQNYRYADNKQELIRIRDEGRLGRLQHIVGRYACDYRRYLSWGKAWRHDMDFGLLFEGSVHHLDMLRFLSGGDCETLIGFGWNPEWSSFQHYSSGFYVMRMDNGVHTSYEGNSSSAGIVNCWNHEHYRAEFEEGAVEIAGGNQMTIHRVGGETEVYEAPAIPYQAHQHLFDEFLNWLDGGEPSDTRIEDNIKSFVLVIAAMETTLDGQPKQIADYLSDLEL